A genomic window from Lentibacter algarum includes:
- a CDS encoding Hint domain-containing protein: MATTYTVEMFYAGNFADMDTDETDSDNENPNLVLGTFSNLVITEVSEVDVNEDGVIYDDEYGNVDYLSYNTGSGPINVGLDSSSLYNASVLLGNGSTLSVPVLVIQATNGDVFISEYPANPLDGLAIQSISLISLNSSTALGINAGFSDVQNASIVCYAPGMLIDTPEGARLVETLAAGDLVLTRDHGPQPIRWVRSRLDMLKGSKEDDKPVQIKAGALGHNRPAADLIVSPQHRILVGGAGQLQNIFTQEAFASAKSLTGLSGIRHMKGKSQITWVHFACDQHEVVRANGCWTESLLLGPMVVNGLSPTERQALANIFGRRPTPNKILNGPPARSCLSVSAVKQQCLKHLSNKRRPTTKTPRTWDYDHTIKDAITHAAATPPLVHAKALCSQHQN, translated from the coding sequence ATGGCTACAACCTACACTGTCGAAATGTTCTATGCCGGCAACTTTGCCGATATGGACACGGACGAAACAGATTCTGACAATGAAAATCCAAATCTTGTCTTAGGGACCTTTAGCAACCTTGTTATCACGGAAGTAAGCGAAGTTGATGTTAACGAAGATGGCGTCATCTATGATGACGAATACGGCAATGTTGACTACCTGAGCTACAACACAGGCAGCGGCCCTATCAACGTGGGTCTTGATAGCTCATCGCTTTACAATGCTAGTGTTTTGCTCGGCAACGGGTCCACATTATCTGTGCCTGTTCTGGTGATTCAGGCGACAAACGGTGATGTCTTCATTTCCGAATATCCCGCCAACCCGCTAGACGGCCTCGCCATACAGTCAATCTCACTGATCAGCCTGAACAGCTCCACCGCGTTAGGCATCAATGCGGGATTCTCTGATGTCCAAAACGCCTCCATCGTTTGCTACGCCCCTGGTATGCTCATCGACACTCCCGAGGGCGCGCGCCTCGTAGAAACTCTGGCAGCGGGAGACTTGGTCTTGACGCGCGATCATGGCCCACAACCAATTCGCTGGGTCCGAAGTCGTCTGGATATGCTGAAAGGTTCCAAGGAGGACGACAAGCCAGTACAAATCAAAGCAGGCGCTTTGGGCCACAACCGTCCAGCCGCTGATCTGATCGTCTCACCCCAACACCGCATCCTTGTCGGGGGGGCTGGTCAGCTACAGAACATTTTCACGCAAGAGGCATTTGCAAGTGCCAAATCCCTGACGGGCCTGTCAGGGATCCGCCACATGAAGGGCAAATCACAGATCACATGGGTCCATTTTGCCTGCGACCAACATGAAGTTGTTCGCGCCAATGGCTGTTGGACGGAGTCGCTGCTGCTCGGGCCTATGGTTGTGAATGGCCTCTCTCCGACCGAGCGTCAGGCGCTGGCCAACATTTTTGGAAGACGTCCCACACCCAATAAAATCCTGAATGGCCCCCCCGCCAGATCATGTCTCTCTGTCAGCGCTGTGAAACAGCAGTGCCTGAAGCACCTCAGCAACAAGCGCCGACCCACGACAAAGACTCCGCGAACATGGGACTACGATCACACAATCAAAGACGCCATCACACATGCAGCAGCAACACCTCCATTGGTCCATGCCAAAGCGCTGTGCTCCCAGCACCAAAACTGA
- a CDS encoding MFS transporter — MQKQASLFTPVLITGCVIILVSFAIRASFGVFQIPIAQEFNWPRAEFSLAIALQNLAWGIGQPFFGAIAEKIGDRKAVIIGALVYAAGLVLSSFAVSPLEHQLYEILIGFGVAGTGFGVILAVVGRASSDENRSMSLAIVTAAASGGQVVGAPVAEYLLGFMSWQDVFLVFAAAVLALIMLLPFMRAPVAATKQELEESMGSILKRAARDPSFTLIFLGFFSCGYQLAFVTAHFPAFVTEMCSPIVSGSMLDNIGVSSTSALGAVAISLIGLANIAGTLTAGYLGKRYSKKYLLASIYLARTFVAAAFILTPMSPATVLIFSVAMGSLWLATVPLTSGLIAHIYGLRYMGTLYGIVFFSHQLGSFLGVWLGGRMYDAYGSYTAVWWFGVGVGLFSALVHLPVREKPLAAAA, encoded by the coding sequence ATGCAAAAACAAGCCTCCCTTTTCACCCCCGTGCTCATCACAGGCTGCGTGATTATCCTTGTGTCCTTTGCTATACGGGCCAGCTTCGGTGTCTTTCAAATTCCCATCGCTCAGGAGTTCAACTGGCCCCGCGCCGAGTTCTCCCTCGCCATCGCGTTGCAAAACCTCGCATGGGGCATCGGACAGCCTTTCTTTGGCGCGATTGCCGAAAAAATAGGTGATCGTAAGGCTGTTATTATCGGCGCACTAGTTTATGCGGCGGGGCTCGTGCTCTCGTCCTTCGCCGTCAGCCCGCTTGAGCACCAACTCTATGAAATCCTTATTGGATTTGGCGTTGCAGGCACGGGCTTTGGCGTCATTCTTGCGGTCGTCGGGCGGGCCAGCTCGGATGAAAACCGCTCCATGTCACTCGCTATTGTCACAGCGGCGGCCAGCGGCGGGCAGGTCGTCGGCGCGCCCGTGGCCGAGTATCTTCTGGGCTTCATGTCTTGGCAGGATGTCTTCCTCGTCTTCGCAGCCGCCGTGCTCGCGCTGATCATGCTCTTGCCCTTCATGCGCGCGCCTGTCGCAGCCACCAAGCAAGAGCTCGAAGAGAGTATGGGATCCATCCTCAAACGTGCCGCGCGCGACCCGTCTTTCACGCTGATTTTTCTTGGCTTTTTCTCTTGCGGCTACCAGCTCGCATTTGTCACAGCGCACTTCCCCGCCTTTGTCACCGAGATGTGCAGCCCCATCGTTTCCGGCTCCATGCTCGACAACATCGGCGTGTCCTCCACCTCCGCTCTGGGCGCTGTCGCGATCTCGCTCATCGGGCTGGCAAACATCGCTGGAACACTCACAGCAGGCTACCTCGGCAAGCGCTATTCCAAGAAATATCTACTCGCCAGCATCTACCTCGCGCGCACCTTTGTCGCCGCCGCGTTTATCCTCACCCCGATGAGCCCCGCCACCGTGCTGATCTTCTCAGTTGCCATGGGCTCACTCTGGCTGGCCACCGTCCCGCTCACCTCAGGGCTCATCGCCCATATCTACGGACTGCGTTACATGGGGACCCTCTATGGGATCGTCTTCTTCTCGCATCAGCTCGGAAGCTTCCTAGGTGTCTGGCTCGGCGGGCGGATGTATGACGCCTATGGAAGTTATACCGCCGTGTGGTGGTTCGGGGTTGGCGTCGGATTGTTTTCCGCACTTGTTCATTTGCCAGTGCGCGAAAAGCCACTGGCTGCGGCCGCTTAA
- a CDS encoding NAD(P)-binding domain-containing protein, with product MSIEMVPFHEGEKLLDWVALTRAFEAGHKLPKAEIGDTFLYRGKDTLLSRAAWIDGMGIAVKSATIFPNNPQANKPVVGGGVNLYSDADGSLEAIVDFHLVTKWKTAGDSLLGALKLARKDSRKILIIGAGTVGRSLRQAYGAGFPDAEFTVWNRTQANAEAMAAGYPGMKVATSLEAAVKEADIITSATMVTEPNLMGAWLQAGQHIDLIGAYRPDMREADDEALTRSRLFVDSYNTTVGHIGEIEIPLQSGVIQRDELIADYYTPEKMQRKSDSEITLFKNGGGAHLDLMTSRYILEAWRTR from the coding sequence ATGAGCATTGAAATGGTCCCGTTCCACGAGGGTGAGAAGCTGCTCGACTGGGTTGCTCTCACGCGGGCTTTTGAGGCGGGGCATAAGCTGCCCAAGGCCGAGATTGGCGACACCTTTCTCTACCGTGGCAAAGACACGCTCTTGAGCCGTGCTGCATGGATCGACGGGATGGGGATTGCTGTGAAATCCGCCACGATCTTTCCGAACAATCCGCAAGCGAACAAGCCTGTCGTGGGCGGCGGGGTGAACCTCTATTCTGATGCTGACGGGAGCCTTGAGGCGATCGTTGATTTTCATCTCGTAACCAAATGGAAGACGGCAGGGGACTCTTTGCTGGGCGCTCTCAAGCTTGCCCGTAAAGACAGCCGCAAGATCCTGATCATCGGTGCGGGGACTGTTGGGCGTTCGCTGCGGCAGGCTTACGGCGCGGGCTTTCCTGATGCCGAATTTACGGTCTGGAACCGCACGCAAGCCAATGCTGAGGCGATGGCGGCAGGCTATCCAGGAATGAAAGTGGCCACGAGTCTTGAGGCCGCTGTCAAGGAAGCGGATATCATCACATCGGCGACGATGGTGACGGAGCCAAACCTTATGGGAGCGTGGCTTCAGGCGGGGCAACATATCGATCTGATTGGCGCCTATCGCCCTGACATGCGCGAGGCGGATGATGAGGCTTTGACGCGCTCGCGGCTCTTTGTGGACAGCTACAATACGACGGTCGGCCATATCGGCGAGATTGAAATTCCGCTCCAATCGGGGGTGATCCAACGCGACGAGCTGATCGCGGATTATTACACACCTGAGAAGATGCAGCGCAAATCAGATAGCGAAATTACGCTTTTCAAAAATGGCGGCGGCGCACATCTTGATCTGATGACCAGCCGCTACATTCTGGAGGCGTGGCGCACGCGCTAA
- a CDS encoding HAD family hydrolase encodes MIEAVVFDIGNVLIEWQPERYYAKRLGKARQEAFFAGYDLHGLMNEIDAGAPFGASIADAAAAYPMFGEELLMLRDEWLPMTDHVMHRSVRLLRALKTAGVPVFALSNFGSENFRWSVEAHPFLQDFDRAYISGDMKMRKPFDEIYAAVEADCGIAPERLLFGDDRDDNLATARARGWQTHRVDSEDSWAQALVSHGLLSEEAAR; translated from the coding sequence GTGATTGAGGCGGTTGTCTTTGATATCGGCAATGTGCTGATCGAATGGCAGCCCGAACGCTACTATGCAAAGCGCTTGGGCAAGGCGCGCCAAGAGGCGTTCTTTGCGGGTTATGATTTGCACGGGCTGATGAACGAGATTGACGCTGGCGCGCCCTTTGGCGCAAGTATTGCCGACGCGGCGGCCGCGTACCCAATGTTTGGCGAAGAGCTGCTCATGCTGCGTGACGAGTGGCTCCCGATGACGGATCATGTAATGCACCGCTCTGTACGGCTGCTGCGCGCTCTAAAAACGGCGGGTGTGCCTGTTTTTGCCTTGTCAAACTTCGGCTCGGAAAACTTTAGGTGGAGTGTTGAGGCGCATCCTTTTTTGCAGGATTTTGACCGCGCATATATCTCGGGCGACATGAAAATGCGCAAGCCGTTTGACGAGATTTACGCCGCTGTTGAGGCCGACTGCGGGATAGCGCCCGAGCGTCTTCTTTTTGGTGATGACCGCGATGATAACCTTGCCACCGCCCGCGCGCGTGGCTGGCAGACCCATCGCGTTGACAGCGAGGACAGCTGGGCGCAAGCTCTGGTGTCACACGGATTGCTAAGCGAGGAGGCTGCGAGATGA
- a CDS encoding YaiI/YqxD family protein, with amino-acid sequence MIYVDADACPVKDEVERVATRHKIMAVMVSNGGLRPSANPYVSHEIVPDGPDIADMWIAERAGKGDVVITSDIPLAAKCVEAGAQVLKHNGEALTAANIGNVLATRDLMYDLRAADPFRQGGGKAFSKTDRSRFLEALERELRKAAK; translated from the coding sequence GTGATTTATGTGGATGCTGATGCCTGTCCTGTGAAGGACGAAGTAGAGCGCGTGGCGACCCGCCACAAGATCATGGCTGTGATGGTAAGCAATGGGGGGCTGCGCCCCTCTGCCAACCCATATGTGAGCCACGAGATCGTTCCGGACGGGCCCGACATTGCGGATATGTGGATCGCCGAGCGGGCGGGGAAAGGCGATGTGGTAATTACATCGGATATTCCTTTGGCAGCAAAATGCGTGGAAGCGGGAGCGCAAGTGCTTAAGCACAACGGCGAGGCGCTAACGGCGGCCAACATCGGCAATGTACTTGCCACGCGCGACCTGATGTATGACTTGCGCGCGGCGGACCCGTTTCGACAAGGCGGGGGCAAAGCCTTTTCCAAAACCGATCGCTCGCGCTTTTTGGAGGCGCTGGAGCGGGAGCTTCGGAAGGCGGCAAAGTGA
- the sthA gene encoding Si-specific NAD(P)(+) transhydrogenase, whose translation MAHYDLIIIGSGPAGRAAAIQAGKLKRKVLVVDRKDRLGGVSVHTGTIPSKTLRETVLNLSGYRERSFYGRSYRVKDNIDAGDLKARLHMTLDHEVDVLEHQFNRNHVDTLLGMAKFVGPNEIEVATEAGDTSRITGDKFLIATGTKTYRPDYVPFNGRTVVDSDEFLEMSEIPRSLVVVGAGVIGVEYATMFSALDVTVTLIEPRDSFLDFIDSALISDFTHQIKENGVDLRLGSAITQIEDAGKHVEVSLENGRHVRADMLLFAAGRMGATDKLGLEVVGLKTDHRGRLEVDRKSYQTKVPHIYAAGDVIGHPSLASTSLQQGRVAGCHALDTPTLGESPWFPYGIYSVPEISTCGMSEEEMQEREIPYEIGVARFRETSRGQIMGLEHGMLKMLVSLKTRRVLGVQIVGEGATELIHIAQAVLNLKGTVDYFVKNTFNYPTLAEAYKIAGLDAFNRMPIPDEFKVKKKP comes from the coding sequence ATGGCGCATTATGATCTGATCATCATCGGCTCTGGCCCTGCGGGGCGCGCGGCGGCCATTCAGGCGGGTAAGCTTAAGCGGAAGGTGCTTGTTGTGGACCGTAAGGACCGCTTGGGTGGGGTGTCTGTTCATACCGGCACGATCCCTTCCAAGACGTTGCGGGAGACGGTGCTCAACTTGTCAGGCTACCGTGAGCGCAGTTTTTACGGGCGCTCTTACCGTGTGAAGGACAATATTGACGCGGGTGACCTCAAGGCACGGCTTCATATGACACTGGATCACGAAGTGGATGTGCTGGAGCACCAGTTCAACCGCAACCACGTTGACACATTGCTGGGCATGGCAAAGTTTGTTGGGCCAAACGAGATCGAAGTTGCCACAGAAGCGGGCGACACCAGCCGCATCACAGGCGACAAGTTTTTGATCGCCACGGGAACGAAGACTTATCGGCCTGATTATGTGCCGTTCAATGGCCGCACGGTTGTGGACAGTGATGAATTTCTGGAGATGTCCGAGATCCCACGTTCGCTTGTTGTTGTGGGGGCGGGTGTTATCGGGGTCGAATATGCCACGATGTTTTCGGCGCTTGATGTCACTGTGACGCTGATCGAGCCGCGCGACAGCTTTCTCGACTTTATCGATTCTGCGCTCATTTCGGACTTTACCCATCAGATCAAGGAAAACGGTGTGGACCTGCGGCTTGGGTCGGCGATCACGCAGATCGAAGATGCGGGCAAACATGTAGAGGTGAGCCTTGAGAACGGACGCCATGTGCGCGCTGATATGCTGCTCTTTGCTGCGGGGCGCATGGGCGCGACAGACAAGCTCGGGCTTGAGGTTGTCGGGCTCAAAACGGACCACCGCGGGCGGCTTGAAGTTGATCGCAAGAGCTATCAGACCAAAGTGCCCCATATCTACGCAGCGGGCGATGTGATCGGGCATCCTTCGCTGGCGTCGACCTCGCTTCAGCAGGGTCGCGTTGCAGGATGTCATGCGTTGGACACGCCGACTTTGGGGGAAAGCCCATGGTTTCCTTACGGGATTTATTCTGTCCCTGAGATCAGCACCTGTGGCATGTCTGAGGAAGAGATGCAGGAGCGCGAAATCCCCTACGAAATCGGTGTTGCGCGCTTCCGCGAGACCAGCCGTGGCCAGATCATGGGGCTGGAGCACGGGATGCTCAAGATGCTCGTGAGCCTCAAGACACGGCGCGTGCTTGGTGTGCAGATTGTGGGCGAGGGCGCGACCGAGCTTATTCACATTGCGCAGGCTGTTTTGAATCTCAAAGGCACGGTCGATTACTTTGTGAAGAACACGTTCAACTATCCGACTCTGGCGGAGGCCTACAAAATTGCGGGGCTTGATGCATTTAATCGCATGCCGATCCCTGATGAATTTAAAGTGAAGAAAAAACCGTGA
- the fghA gene encoding S-formylglutathione hydrolase: METVAENKCFGGVQGVYSHASKATGCDMTFGLFLPEEARDGPVPVLWYLSGLTCTHENAMVKAGAQGWAAEQGIALVFPDTSPRGEGVADDDGYDLGQGAGFYVNATQDPWKPHFQMWDYVAEELPALVTSEFAIDAERQAITGHSMGGHGALTLAMGRKGQYRSVSAFSPICHPTASDWGRKQLKAYLGTDEAAWARHDAALMMRDVGFDGPMLVDTGTSDQFIDLLKPEALAEAANARRQEATLRLQKGYDHSYFFVSSFMEDHIAFHAEALYA; encoded by the coding sequence ATGGAAACAGTAGCAGAGAACAAGTGTTTTGGCGGGGTTCAGGGGGTGTACTCCCATGCCTCCAAAGCCACGGGCTGTGACATGACCTTTGGGTTGTTTCTGCCCGAGGAAGCGCGCGACGGGCCTGTGCCTGTGCTTTGGTATCTTTCGGGCCTGACTTGCACCCACGAAAACGCCATGGTGAAGGCGGGCGCGCAAGGCTGGGCCGCTGAGCAGGGCATTGCGCTTGTGTTCCCTGATACATCGCCACGCGGCGAAGGTGTGGCTGATGACGACGGTTATGATCTTGGCCAAGGCGCGGGCTTTTATGTCAACGCGACCCAAGACCCTTGGAAGCCGCATTTTCAGATGTGGGATTATGTGGCCGAGGAACTGCCTGCGCTTGTGACCTCAGAGTTTGCGATTGATGCGGAGCGTCAGGCGATCACGGGGCACTCTATGGGCGGGCACGGCGCGCTGACGCTGGCGATGGGACGTAAGGGGCAGTATCGCTCCGTTTCGGCCTTCTCTCCGATTTGTCATCCGACAGCGAGTGACTGGGGCCGCAAGCAACTGAAAGCCTATCTTGGCACAGATGAAGCCGCATGGGCGCGCCACGATGCGGCGCTGATGATGCGCGATGTGGGCTTTGATGGGCCTATGCTTGTGGACACGGGCACGTCTGACCAGTTTATCGACTTGCTCAAGCCCGAGGCGCTGGCAGAGGCCGCAAACGCGCGCCGCCAAGAGGCGACGCTGCGCCTCCAGAAGGGCTATGACCATTCCTATTTCTTTGTTTCAAGTTTCATGGAAGACCACATCGCCTTTCATGCCGAAGCACTTTACGCGTAA
- a CDS encoding nitroreductase family protein translates to MMSKDYEPIPIPDHISKGEGEMRAAAEAFRAEMGRRHTVRDFATTPVPRAVIDDCVAAAGLAPSGANHQPWHFVAISDPKIKAEIRRAAEEEEERFYAGAAGDEWLSALEPIGTGVSKPHLEDAPWLIVIFAQRYGLREDGSRFKHYYVPESTGIASGFLIAALHHAGLSCLTHTPAPMNFLRDICGRPEHEKPIMILAVGHAAADATVPQSAKKKKPLSEIMTVLSED, encoded by the coding sequence ATGATGAGCAAAGATTACGAACCGATCCCGATCCCTGATCATATCAGCAAAGGTGAGGGAGAGATGCGTGCCGCGGCAGAAGCTTTTCGCGCCGAGATGGGCCGCCGTCACACAGTGCGTGACTTTGCGACAACCCCCGTGCCGCGCGCAGTGATTGATGACTGTGTTGCCGCTGCTGGTCTTGCGCCGAGCGGGGCGAACCACCAGCCTTGGCACTTTGTGGCGATCTCTGATCCGAAAATCAAAGCCGAGATTCGCCGCGCCGCCGAAGAAGAGGAAGAGCGCTTTTATGCGGGTGCCGCAGGCGACGAGTGGCTTAGCGCGCTGGAGCCCATCGGGACGGGCGTGAGCAAGCCGCACCTTGAAGATGCACCTTGGCTGATTGTGATTTTTGCGCAGCGCTACGGGCTGCGAGAGGATGGCAGCCGCTTTAAACATTACTATGTGCCTGAGAGCACGGGGATTGCGTCTGGCTTTCTGATCGCAGCGCTCCACCATGCGGGGCTTTCGTGCCTTACGCATACGCCTGCGCCGATGAACTTCTTGCGGGACATTTGCGGTCGGCCCGAGCATGAAAAGCCGATCATGATCCTTGCTGTGGGCCATGCGGCGGCGGATGCGACCGTACCTCAGAGCGCGAAAAAGAAGAAGCCTTTGAGCGAAATCATGACCGTTTTAAGCGAAGATTGA
- a CDS encoding AEC family transporter: MIEIFLETLPFFAIIALGYGAGKTKFFSEEATSYITKFVFYFALSAMLFRFAANLSFAELIDGRFIAAYLWGTAFVYGLAMAVSFYLGRSVEEAAIEAQCAAIGNVGFLGIPMLALLMGEEAVKSIMLLLAIDLIVFGSLVVILITGARDGRMSIGILKTVGLGLLKNPMIVSIVLGLLWSASRVPLPGPVNEFVSILGAAATPGALFAIGASLASKSAERIIVPSWLSFCKLVLHPLFVAVGALILFPVDPYPAAVMIAAASLPVAGNVYILAQHYGVAPHRVSASILVSTAVSIVTVSAVIAWVTKLY, translated from the coding sequence ATGATCGAGATTTTTCTAGAAACACTGCCGTTTTTTGCCATCATCGCGCTGGGCTATGGTGCGGGCAAGACGAAGTTTTTTAGTGAAGAGGCGACGTCTTACATCACCAAATTTGTCTTCTACTTTGCGCTCTCTGCGATGCTGTTTCGCTTTGCGGCCAACCTGAGCTTTGCCGAGCTGATTGATGGGCGTTTTATTGCGGCCTATCTCTGGGGCACAGCTTTTGTATACGGCCTTGCGATGGCGGTTTCGTTCTATCTCGGACGGAGTGTCGAGGAGGCTGCAATCGAGGCGCAATGTGCGGCGATCGGTAATGTCGGCTTTCTCGGGATACCTATGCTGGCACTCTTGATGGGCGAAGAAGCCGTGAAGTCGATCATGCTCTTGCTGGCGATTGATCTCATCGTTTTTGGCTCGCTTGTTGTGATCTTGATCACAGGCGCGCGCGATGGTCGGATGAGCATTGGAATTTTGAAAACGGTTGGCCTTGGGCTTTTGAAAAACCCCATGATTGTTTCGATTGTGCTGGGGCTGTTGTGGTCGGCCAGCCGTGTGCCCTTGCCAGGGCCAGTGAATGAATTTGTGTCTATTTTGGGAGCGGCTGCAACGCCGGGCGCTTTGTTTGCGATCGGGGCGTCGTTGGCGTCAAAATCGGCGGAGCGGATCATCGTTCCGAGCTGGCTCAGCTTTTGCAAACTCGTGCTGCACCCGTTGTTTGTCGCCGTTGGTGCGCTCATTTTGTTCCCCGTTGATCCCTATCCTGCCGCAGTCATGATTGCGGCGGCTTCCCTGCCTGTGGCGGGGAATGTCTATATTCTCGCTCAGCATTACGGGGTTGCGCCGCATCGGGTTTCGGCCTCTATTCTTGTGTCGACGGCTGTGAGCATTGTGACGGTTTCGGCTGTGATTGCTTGGGTCACCAAACTCTATTGA
- the mbfA gene encoding iron exporter MbfA, producing the protein MMRFLTQRRRFKDLTEQEVLALAISSEEDDAQIYRNYAQQLRAEFPDTAKIFEGMAKEEDGHRQALIELHRKRFGEVIPLLRREHVAGYYVRRPVWLIENLGIERIREEAEGMERDAERFYLTAAQRTQDADTRKLLGDLAAAEAGHQRRAGELTDEHLDDASLESEEAQSKRQFLLTWVQPGLAGLMDGSVSTLAPIFATAFATQSTWTTFLVGLAASVGAGISMGFTEAASDDGELSGRGSPWKRGFASGIMTTVGGLGHALPYLITDFWTATALAFIVVFIELWAIVWIQNRFMDTPFLRATFQVVLGGALVFAAGVIIGGG; encoded by the coding sequence ATGATGCGATTTTTGACGCAGCGACGCAGATTTAAGGATTTGACGGAGCAAGAGGTTTTGGCGCTTGCGATATCCTCAGAGGAGGACGATGCGCAGATCTATCGAAACTACGCCCAGCAGTTGCGTGCGGAGTTTCCTGACACTGCAAAAATATTTGAGGGTATGGCCAAAGAAGAAGACGGCCATAGGCAAGCTTTGATCGAGCTGCATCGCAAGCGTTTTGGCGAAGTGATCCCGCTTTTGCGCCGTGAGCATGTGGCCGGTTATTACGTGCGACGCCCCGTCTGGTTGATTGAAAATCTCGGGATCGAACGGATCCGAGAGGAAGCCGAGGGCATGGAGCGCGATGCGGAACGTTTTTATCTCACCGCGGCGCAGCGCACGCAGGACGCAGACACCCGCAAGCTGCTGGGCGATCTGGCAGCGGCGGAAGCCGGCCATCAGCGGCGCGCGGGAGAGCTGACGGACGAGCACTTGGATGATGCAAGTCTTGAGAGTGAAGAAGCACAATCCAAGCGGCAATTTTTGCTGACATGGGTGCAGCCGGGGCTGGCAGGCTTGATGGACGGATCGGTGAGTACGCTTGCGCCAATCTTTGCCACGGCTTTTGCAACCCAAAGCACTTGGACTACATTTCTTGTTGGCCTTGCGGCCTCTGTTGGCGCAGGCATTTCTATGGGCTTTACCGAGGCGGCCTCTGATGATGGCGAACTTTCGGGGCGTGGGAGCCCTTGGAAGCGCGGCTTTGCCAGCGGGATCATGACCACGGTGGGCGGTCTGGGCCATGCGCTGCCCTATCTTATCACCGATTTCTGGACGGCGACGGCATTGGCTTTCATCGTTGTCTTTATCGAGCTCTGGGCCATTGTTTGGATCCAGAACCGCTTTATGGACACGCCGTTTTTGCGCGCCACGTTTCAGGTTGTGCTCGGGGGTGCGCTTGTCTTTGCGGCGGGTGTGATTATCGGGGGCGGTTAA
- a CDS encoding TetR/AcrR family transcriptional regulator, translating into MSVHTSTASPKGRKYEDVLGGAREIFLRDGFEGASVDDIARAAGVSKATLYSYFSDKRELFREVTRVECERMAETTLARIDFNAPPREVFTTAAHSLTRFLLSNFSLQMFRTCVAEAARFPELGQAFYQNGPEMGRARMVVYLKLAIERGQLHDVDPDMIAEQFSELCRARLWSRAIFGVQTSFSEVEIDEVANHAVETVLARFAV; encoded by the coding sequence ATGAGCGTTCATACCAGCACAGCGAGCCCGAAAGGGCGCAAATATGAAGACGTGCTCGGCGGGGCCCGAGAAATCTTCCTGCGCGACGGTTTTGAAGGCGCATCGGTCGATGACATAGCCCGCGCGGCAGGCGTCTCAAAGGCCACGCTCTACAGCTACTTCTCTGACAAGCGCGAGCTCTTTCGTGAGGTCACCCGCGTCGAATGCGAGCGCATGGCCGAAACCACTCTGGCACGGATCGACTTTAACGCGCCTCCACGCGAGGTCTTCACAACCGCTGCCCATAGTCTCACACGCTTCCTGCTGTCGAACTTCTCTCTCCAGATGTTCCGCACGTGCGTTGCCGAGGCCGCCCGCTTCCCCGAATTGGGCCAAGCCTTTTACCAGAACGGCCCAGAAATGGGCCGCGCCCGTATGGTCGTTTACCTCAAGCTCGCAATCGAGCGAGGCCAGCTCCATGATGTTGATCCCGATATGATCGCCGAGCAATTCTCCGAGCTCTGCCGCGCTCGCCTCTGGAGCCGCGCCATTTTCGGCGTCCAGACAAGCTTTTCAGAAGTCGAAATCGACGAGGTCGCCAATCACGCTGTCGAAACCGTCTTGGCCCGCTTCGCCGTCTAA
- a CDS encoding cupin domain-containing protein translates to MANLLKVAASVAPEVERPAAEKLISGDPVFTTWNLEEKDGLYAGIWQSTVGKWHVSYDEWEYFRLLKGVSILTDAEGQETRLTAGDSFIIRPGFSGTWEVVETTRKDYVIRL, encoded by the coding sequence ATGGCAAATTTGCTCAAAGTCGCGGCCTCCGTTGCCCCCGAAGTCGAGCGCCCCGCCGCAGAAAAACTCATCTCAGGTGACCCCGTCTTCACGACATGGAACCTTGAGGAGAAGGACGGGCTCTATGCAGGTATCTGGCAGTCGACCGTTGGAAAATGGCATGTGTCATATGACGAGTGGGAATACTTCCGCCTCCTCAAAGGAGTCTCGATCCTGACCGATGCCGAGGGTCAAGAAACCCGCCTCACAGCTGGCGATAGCTTCATCATCCGCCCCGGCTTTTCAGGCACATGGGAAGTCGTCGAGACGACCCGCAAAGACTATGTGATCCGCCTCTAG